Proteins encoded by one window of Ignavibacteriota bacterium:
- a CDS encoding ComF family protein — MIKENLNLLFDFFLPRICLICKNKILNSDKILCSDCFNKLEIAQHDRLDFEFERKFLSDKIVHDFQAAFVFQENTPIRQIIHEFKYEDKFIIGKYLGIKVSELLREKIVNWKADIITEVPLHSLRKAERGYNQAEIIAMEIGKRIGIKFNGNILKRIKFTETQTKLNLTERRENIKDAFKLKKQKLVKNKNIILVDDVITTGATISECAKVLKNNGAKNIYALSVAIAD; from the coding sequence TTGATCAAAGAAAATCTGAATTTACTTTTCGATTTTTTCCTTCCGCGGATTTGTTTAATCTGCAAAAACAAAATTCTAAATTCAGATAAAATTTTATGCTCAGATTGTTTCAATAAATTAGAAATAGCCCAGCATGATAGATTAGATTTTGAATTTGAGAGAAAATTTCTTTCGGATAAAATTGTACATGATTTTCAAGCCGCGTTTGTTTTTCAAGAGAACACACCCATTCGCCAAATAATTCACGAATTTAAATATGAGGACAAATTTATTATCGGCAAATATCTTGGTATAAAAGTTTCTGAATTATTGCGTGAAAAGATTGTCAATTGGAAAGCAGACATTATAACTGAAGTCCCGCTGCATAGTTTAAGAAAAGCCGAAAGAGGTTATAATCAAGCAGAAATTATTGCAATGGAAATTGGAAAACGAATTGGAATAAAATTTAACGGTAATATTTTAAAGAGAATTAAGTTTACTGAAACACAAACAAAATTGAATTTAACGGAAAGAAGAGAAAATATTAAAGACGCTTTTAAATTGAAAAAACAAAAATTAGTTAAGAATAAAAATATAATTCTGGTAGACGATGTAATTACAACAGGTGCAACAATAAGTGAATGTGCAAAAGTTCTTAAAAATAACGGAGCAAAAAATATTTATGCTTTATCCGTTGCGATTGCAGACTAA
- a CDS encoding RidA family protein, which translates to MIEEKLKKLNIKIPVAPKPLASYIPVTRVGNLVFTAGQIPLENGTLKYKGKIGKEIDLETGKEAAKLCAINCLSVIKSEIDDLDKIKKIVKVTVFVNSVDGFTDQPKVANGASDLLVELFEEKGKHVRSAVGVNELPIDASVEVEMIAEI; encoded by the coding sequence ATGATTGAAGAAAAATTAAAAAAGCTTAATATTAAAATTCCTGTTGCGCCTAAACCTTTGGCATCTTACATTCCTGTTACAAGAGTAGGAAATTTGGTATTTACCGCTGGACAAATTCCTCTTGAAAACGGTACCTTAAAATATAAAGGTAAAATCGGCAAAGAAATTGACTTGGAAACCGGCAAAGAAGCGGCAAAATTATGCGCAATTAATTGTTTAAGCGTTATAAAATCTGAAATTGATGATTTAGATAAAATAAAAAAGATTGTAAAAGTTACAGTATTTGTAAACAGTGTCGATGGATTTACGGATCAGCCAAAAGTTGCTAACGGCGCGTCCGATCTTTTGGTTGAATTATTTGAAGAAAAAGGCAAACATGTAAGAAGCGCCGTTGGTGTTAATGAATTGCCGATTGATGCTTCAGTTGAAGTGGAAATGATTGCAGAGATTTAA
- the rsfS gene encoding ribosome silencing factor: METKTFVNEIVEIIQSKKGYDISILDLTNLSAVADYFIICSGDVDIHVKAIADEIDKKLRDDGIKSHNKEGYNALNWVLIDYFDVVVHVFKKDARAFYNLEKLWGDAQITEIENIN; this comes from the coding sequence TTGGAAACAAAAACATTTGTTAATGAAATTGTTGAAATTATTCAATCGAAAAAAGGTTATGATATTTCAATTTTAGATTTGACCAATTTATCGGCTGTCGCAGATTATTTTATAATTTGTTCCGGCGACGTAGATATACACGTTAAAGCAATTGCGGATGAAATTGATAAAAAACTAAGGGACGATGGTATTAAGTCGCATAATAAAGAAGGTTACAACGCGTTAAATTGGGTTTTGATTGATTATTTTGACGTTGTAGTTCATGTATTCAAAAAAGACGCGAGAGCATTTTACAATTTGGAAAAACTCTGGGGCGATGCCCAAATAACCGAAATTGAAAATATAAATTAA
- a CDS encoding FixH family protein: MNLFENIRVSISGSPVLLFLGLILILVYSIFVYKTTLPQIRIWLKSILVFIRALALILIYLLLFDPILITTTKNKIEPKNLIFIDNSKSIKFIGNNSEVNKILNLSEDLKTQVTNSELFTFSNEIKTLKNIDSLNFNNSPTQFENIIRQIKKTQNVASVTIISDGLNNQGVDITNETAQLGIPFFTIGVGDTATEKDIEVQKITANEFIYSGRKTEIEVSISNKNLTGDKAEVQLIENGKLISQQEIILSETGINRLRFSYSNETEGEHKLVINSILNGKENNIQNNTKSILVNILPSKQKIAVISGGPSADLSIIITTLSKFEDYEIFPIVQTGGNKFLNDKNDLKVIKEAEIIFLVGFPSKSTNANLLKSVFSEISNPNKSVFLAFSNNIDLDILNDYKNILPFGITQISNTFGEAQISPQNIAYSIIGNSEEIKNWEKLPPINFTKTKINPTADSQVLLIENSAQNPILFTNSTKQKFIVLNSANFWKWKIQTSEKQFQLWDNLIINSIKWLSINKDNQKFNLKTQKKVYSIGEKVMFSANYYDATFEPVNDAIIEIEISSENNSHKVVLNSLGNGLYEGEFIPNKSGKYNYKTEINNSKFSNSFIVEPVEIENIVKSSDRNFLRQLASLTNGSYFDLTNSSELSNKLNLLYENKISYNSTDNELRLSFLHLILLIVILLFTIEWLLRKIFRML, translated from the coding sequence ATGAATTTATTTGAAAATATTCGCGTGTCAATTTCCGGCAGCCCTGTCTTACTTTTTTTAGGTTTAATTCTAATATTAGTTTACTCAATTTTTGTATATAAAACCACTTTGCCTCAAATCAGAATTTGGTTAAAATCAATTTTGGTTTTCATTCGCGCACTGGCTTTAATATTAATTTATTTGTTACTTTTTGACCCGATTTTAATTACCACCACTAAAAATAAAATTGAGCCGAAAAATTTAATATTTATTGATAATTCAAAATCTATAAAGTTTATCGGCAATAACAGTGAAGTTAATAAAATTTTAAATTTATCAGAAGACCTTAAAACCCAAGTAACAAATTCCGAACTTTTTACTTTCAGCAATGAGATAAAAACATTAAAAAATATTGATTCATTGAATTTTAATAATTCGCCCACACAATTTGAAAATATAATCAGACAAATTAAAAAAACGCAAAACGTTGCTTCTGTAACAATTATAAGTGACGGATTAAATAATCAAGGAGTAGACATAACAAATGAAACTGCGCAGTTGGGAATTCCGTTTTTTACAATTGGCGTTGGCGATACTGCAACAGAGAAAGACATTGAAGTTCAGAAAATAACCGCGAATGAATTTATTTACTCTGGAAGAAAAACTGAAATTGAAGTTTCAATATCAAATAAAAATTTGACTGGTGATAAAGCCGAAGTTCAGTTAATAGAAAACGGAAAATTGATTTCGCAGCAGGAAATTATTTTAAGCGAAACGGGAATTAACAGGTTGAGATTTTCATATTCAAACGAAACTGAAGGCGAACACAAACTTGTAATAAATTCAATTTTAAATGGAAAAGAAAACAATATTCAGAATAATACTAAATCGATATTAGTAAATATTTTACCTTCCAAACAAAAAATTGCGGTAATCAGCGGCGGACCAAGCGCGGATTTATCAATAATTATAACTACTTTATCAAAATTTGAAGATTACGAAATTTTTCCAATTGTACAAACCGGCGGAAATAAATTCTTAAACGATAAAAATGATTTAAAAGTGATTAAAGAAGCTGAAATAATTTTTCTTGTAGGTTTTCCATCCAAATCTACAAACGCAAATTTATTAAAGTCGGTTTTCTCAGAAATTTCTAATCCCAATAAATCTGTATTTCTTGCGTTTTCAAATAATATTGATCTTGATATATTGAATGATTATAAAAATATTTTGCCTTTCGGCATTACTCAAATTTCAAATACTTTTGGAGAAGCTCAAATTTCGCCGCAAAATATTGCTTATTCAATTATTGGAAATTCAGAAGAAATAAAAAATTGGGAAAAACTTCCTCCGATAAATTTCACTAAAACAAAAATAAATCCAACTGCTGACTCGCAAGTTTTACTTATTGAAAATTCAGCTCAAAATCCTATTTTGTTCACAAATTCAACAAAGCAAAAATTCATAGTATTAAACTCGGCAAATTTTTGGAAGTGGAAAATTCAAACATCCGAAAAGCAATTTCAGCTTTGGGATAATTTAATTATAAATTCCATAAAGTGGTTATCGATCAATAAAGACAATCAAAAATTTAATTTAAAAACGCAAAAGAAAGTATATTCAATCGGTGAAAAAGTAATGTTCAGCGCTAATTATTATGATGCTACTTTTGAACCCGTAAACGACGCAATTATTGAAATTGAAATTTCAAGCGAAAATAATTCGCATAAAGTTGTTCTAAATTCTCTTGGCAATGGATTATACGAAGGTGAATTTATTCCGAATAAATCGGGAAAATATAATTACAAAACTGAGATCAATAATTCAAAATTTTCGAATTCGTTTATCGTAGAACCGGTTGAAATAGAAAATATTGTAAAAAGCTCAGATCGAAATTTTTTGCGCCAATTGGCTAGCCTGACAAATGGAAGTTATTTTGATTTAACCAATTCAAGCGAACTTTCCAATAAATTAAACTTATTGTATGAAAATAAAATAAGTTACAATTCTACGGATAATGAGTTGCGATTATCTTTTTTACATCTTATATTACTAATTGTTATTCTGCTTTTTACAATCGAATGGTTACTGCGTAAGATTTTTAGAATGTTATAA
- the mazG gene encoding nucleoside triphosphate pyrophosphohydrolase has translation MHKEKFDNLVKIMRRLRTECSWDSVQTFDSIKAATLEETYEVLEAIDDKNYETLKNELGDLLLHIVFHSVIAEDLNLFTINEVIDSISEKLIRRHPHVFENLAVENNKEIERNWEKIKMQEGRNSILEGIPKNLPELQKSSRMQEKVSKIGFDWENKDEVWNKVKEEIEEMHESERTGDRNLLEKEMGDVFFALINYSRFLGINAENALRRTNKKFMQRFNYIEQKLKENNKSITESNLEEMDKYWEESKKFFN, from the coding sequence ATGCACAAAGAAAAATTTGATAATCTCGTTAAAATTATGCGAAGATTAAGAACGGAATGTTCTTGGGACAGTGTACAAACTTTCGATTCCATTAAAGCCGCTACACTTGAAGAAACCTATGAAGTTTTAGAAGCAATTGACGATAAAAATTATGAAACTCTTAAAAATGAACTCGGCGATCTTTTACTTCATATAGTTTTTCATTCGGTTATTGCCGAGGACTTGAATTTATTTACTATAAATGAAGTAATTGATTCAATAAGTGAAAAATTGATTAGAAGGCATCCTCATGTTTTTGAAAATTTAGCGGTTGAAAATAATAAAGAAATTGAACGAAACTGGGAGAAAATTAAAATGCAGGAAGGAAGAAATTCAATTTTGGAAGGAATTCCAAAAAATCTTCCGGAATTACAAAAATCATCAAGAATGCAGGAAAAAGTTTCTAAAATTGGATTTGATTGGGAAAACAAAGATGAGGTTTGGAATAAAGTAAAAGAAGAAATTGAAGAAATGCACGAGTCAGAAAGAACCGGCGATAGAAACCTTTTGGAAAAGGAAATGGGTGACGTATTTTTCGCGTTAATAAATTATTCAAGGTTTTTGGGAATAAATGCAGAAAATGCCTTAAGAAGGACAAATAAAAAATTTATGCAAAGGTTTAATTATATTGAACAAAAATTGAAGGAAAACAATAAATCAATAACAGAATCAAATTTGGAGGAAATGGATAAATATTGGGAAGAAAGTAAAAAATTTTTTAATTAA
- a CDS encoding hemerythrin family protein, translated as MDFIKFESKHVLGIEEIDNQHKKIYETVNKLFEMQNSTKVEIIDIYQNLLKEFKIHFETEESLMKKNKVVEFISHKLEHDRALQKYSDYLKTLKKANSKLDMEILKSMKNWLENHFEKKDIKLKQFLNLN; from the coding sequence ATGGATTTTATAAAATTCGAAAGCAAACATGTTCTTGGCATTGAAGAAATTGATAACCAGCATAAGAAAATTTATGAAACGGTTAATAAGTTATTTGAAATGCAAAACTCAACTAAAGTAGAAATTATTGACATATACCAAAATCTACTAAAGGAATTTAAAATCCACTTTGAGACCGAAGAATCATTGATGAAAAAAAACAAGGTTGTTGAATTTATTTCACACAAACTTGAACATGACCGAGCGCTGCAAAAATATTCAGATTATTTAAAAACACTAAAAAAAGCCAATTCAAAATTGGATATGGAAATTTTAAAATCCATGAAAAATTGGCTGGAAAATCACTTTGAAAAAAAGGATATTAAGTTAAAACAATTTTTAAACTTAAATTAA
- a CDS encoding LytR C-terminal domain-containing protein: MKKTIKKKSEQKVDHQTSTVNIFYNILIFFLVVLIVYLSYSAYIKLVKGSEKIDELKNNGVAAEIIQLDVLNGCGVSGVADRYTDFLRARGFDVVEIGNYVSYDVDETFVIDRIGNKANAVKVANALGIENVKVIQQLNENYFLDVSLVIGKDYYKLKPITGEN; encoded by the coding sequence TTGAAAAAAACAATTAAGAAAAAGAGCGAACAAAAAGTCGATCATCAAACATCGACGGTAAATATTTTTTATAACATTCTGATTTTCTTTTTAGTTGTTTTAATAGTTTACTTAAGCTATTCGGCTTATATTAAATTAGTTAAAGGATCTGAAAAAATTGACGAATTAAAAAATAACGGTGTTGCCGCAGAAATAATTCAGCTGGATGTTTTAAACGGATGCGGTGTATCCGGAGTTGCCGATAGATATACCGATTTTTTAAGAGCAAGAGGATTTGATGTTGTTGAAATTGGAAATTATGTTTCATATGATGTTGATGAAACTTTCGTAATTGATAGAATAGGCAACAAAGCAAACGCAGTTAAAGTCGCAAATGCATTGGGTATTGAAAATGTAAAAGTAATTCAACAGTTGAATGAAAATTATTTTCTCGATGTATCTTTAGTTATAGGAAAAGATTATTATAAATTAAAACCAATTACAGGTGAAAATTAA
- a CDS encoding chemotaxis protein CheW: MLPSIIFESNNTLFSINSDKVVSIIYLPKVTQVPTSNLKIRGIVNFRDEIFTVIDFRKLISRTSVSEELQNFILMLEEREKDHLYWLQTLENSVIENKPFTLTTDPHKCKFGIWYDNFKTSNMAIRKILKQFDQPHKNIHDLAFKIEKCKSENQLGKCKDIIERSRNKEFKLLVSLFAKLKQNASLVFQESALLMNLNSKKIALVVDKIISVENIESIDTSNLENNSLISFKKNFITGIGQSKDKKLVQTVSELMLV, encoded by the coding sequence ATGCTACCATCAATTATTTTTGAAAGCAATAATACTTTATTCTCAATTAATTCTGATAAAGTAGTATCAATTATATATTTACCGAAAGTAACTCAAGTACCAACATCCAATTTAAAAATTAGAGGTATTGTGAATTTTAGAGATGAAATTTTTACAGTTATTGATTTCCGTAAATTAATTTCTAGAACATCCGTTAGTGAAGAATTACAGAATTTTATACTTATGCTTGAAGAAAGAGAAAAAGACCACTTATATTGGCTCCAAACTCTTGAAAATTCAGTTATAGAAAATAAACCTTTTACATTAACAACTGATCCACACAAATGTAAATTCGGTATTTGGTACGATAACTTTAAAACTTCAAATATGGCAATTAGAAAAATATTAAAGCAATTCGACCAGCCGCACAAAAATATTCACGATTTAGCATTTAAAATAGAAAAGTGCAAATCTGAAAATCAATTGGGTAAATGTAAAGATATAATTGAGAGGAGTAGAAACAAAGAATTTAAATTATTAGTTTCGTTATTTGCCAAATTAAAACAAAATGCAAGTTTAGTGTTTCAGGAATCTGCTTTATTAATGAATTTAAACTCAAAAAAAATTGCTTTGGTAGTTGATAAAATTATTTCAGTAGAAAATATTGAATCTATAGATACATCAAATTTAGAAAATAACTCGCTTATTTCATTCAAAAAAAATTTTATTACGGGAATTGGTCAGTCGAAAGATAAAAAGTTAGTTCAGACAGTTTCGGAATTAATGCTTGTTTAA
- a CDS encoding arginine--tRNA ligase, giving the protein MKEYLQSLFIEASKKLSFLNEVPLFFNVPQDEDHGDLSSNAAMLLTKKLKKNPRQIAEEIIANLSIDENKISKTEIAGPGFINFYFNPKFVNEKIGSIIGLGEKFGLSSEFKGKKANVEFVSANPTGPLTVGHGRNAVLGDTIANLLEAVGYSVEREYYFNNAGRQMRVLGASVAERYLEFFDVNNKFNDDYYQGEYIKDIAKKIYDKYFEKFKDDLENEIFKSTAEEEIFADIKSTLKRISVVFDLFYNEDDLYKNGNINSLLKFFEDKKLSYEKDGAIWLKFSELGQETDKVIVKSSGEPTYRLPDIAYHKTKFDRGFDLIVDIFGSDHNATYSDVLAGVESLGYSKDKVKVIIYQFVTITQGGEVVKMSTRKANFITLDELIDEVGKDVVRYFFIMRNYSSHMNFDLDIAKKQSDENPVFYLKYAHARIASILRLTQDQELKLSLENLDLLVEPIEQKLIKHLHRFEEELKVAAINFEPHKLANYLENLAALFHKFYTDCRIIGSEKKLAEARIALIIAVKIVLKNGLTILGIEAPESMY; this is encoded by the coding sequence GTGAAAGAATATTTACAAAGCTTATTTATTGAGGCTTCTAAAAAATTATCATTTTTAAATGAAGTTCCATTATTTTTCAACGTTCCTCAAGATGAAGATCATGGTGATCTTTCATCCAACGCGGCAATGCTGCTTACGAAGAAATTAAAGAAAAATCCCAGACAAATAGCAGAAGAAATTATTGCAAATTTAAGTATAGATGAAAATAAAATAAGTAAAACCGAAATTGCCGGTCCCGGATTCATTAATTTTTATTTTAATCCAAAATTTGTGAATGAAAAGATAGGATCAATAATTGGACTTGGCGAAAAATTTGGATTGAGTAGTGAATTTAAAGGCAAAAAAGCAAATGTTGAGTTTGTTTCTGCAAATCCAACCGGACCATTGACTGTAGGACATGGAAGAAATGCGGTTCTTGGAGATACGATCGCAAATCTGCTGGAAGCCGTTGGATATTCTGTTGAACGCGAATATTATTTTAATAATGCCGGAAGGCAAATGCGTGTTTTAGGTGCATCCGTTGCTGAACGTTATTTAGAATTTTTTGACGTAAATAATAAATTCAATGATGATTATTATCAAGGCGAATATATTAAAGACATTGCCAAAAAAATTTATGATAAATATTTCGAAAAGTTTAAAGATGACCTTGAGAATGAAATCTTCAAATCAACTGCAGAAGAGGAAATATTTGCGGATATTAAATCAACTTTAAAAAGAATTTCGGTTGTCTTTGATCTTTTCTATAATGAAGATGACCTTTATAAAAACGGAAATATAAATTCTTTACTTAAATTTTTTGAAGATAAAAAATTATCATATGAAAAAGATGGGGCAATTTGGCTTAAGTTCAGCGAGCTTGGACAAGAAACTGATAAAGTAATTGTAAAATCTTCCGGAGAACCGACATACAGACTTCCCGATATTGCTTATCATAAAACAAAATTTGATAGAGGTTTTGATTTGATAGTTGACATTTTCGGTTCAGATCATAACGCAACTTATTCCGATGTTTTAGCCGGAGTTGAATCATTGGGTTATTCGAAAGATAAAGTGAAAGTAATTATTTATCAATTTGTAACAATTACGCAAGGCGGCGAAGTTGTTAAAATGTCTACAAGGAAAGCAAATTTTATAACTTTGGATGAATTAATTGACGAAGTTGGTAAAGATGTTGTCCGCTATTTTTTCATAATGCGAAATTATTCCTCTCATATGAACTTTGATTTGGATATTGCAAAAAAGCAGTCGGATGAAAACCCCGTTTTTTATTTAAAGTATGCTCACGCGAGAATTGCGTCTATATTAAGATTAACTCAGGATCAAGAATTAAAATTATCGCTGGAAAATCTAGATTTACTAGTAGAACCAATTGAGCAAAAATTAATTAAACATCTGCATAGATTTGAAGAAGAACTTAAAGTAGCCGCCATAAATTTTGAACCGCATAAGCTTGCAAATTATTTAGAAAATCTTGCCGCTTTATTTCACAAGTTTTATACGGATTGCAGAATAATAGGTTCTGAGAAAAAATTAGCCGAAGCAAGAATAGCGTTGATAATTGCGGTTAAAATTGTGTTAAAAAATGGATTGACAATTTTAGGTATAGAAGCTCCCGAAAGTATGTATTAG